From the Candidatus Peribacteria bacterium genome, one window contains:
- a CDS encoding putative Na+/H+ antiporter: protein MRIEHAATAIFVLAVLHTFLVSQFQKLAHKYPEGSKAENLFHLLGETEAVFILWAGVLWLVHICISALHHVNGHPYSLANVTGGFGHGWHEAIHYIESLNYTEAKFVFVIMVIAGTKPVIDLADAIIRAGARLIPLPSSAAFLLSALFIGAQLGSFITEPAAMTVTAILLVRQYFSRGYSRIFKYMLFGTLLVLVSIGGVHTPFAAPPVLMVADKWDWDIVYMERHFGWKAAVAILTSSVLMVVVFFRQLCAMPLLTDDELHASGSVEMKKAPWWVIGVHLGTLALVVVTAHHSDVFMGVFVFFLGFCVVTHEYQEELKVKQGLLVGGFLAGLVTLGGLQSWWLEPLLASLNELQLYLGATALTAITDNAALTFLGSQVEGLSDGKKYALVAGAVSGGGLTVIANAPNPAGYSIVNPVFGKNGISPLGLFLGALPATIITMICFWYLPSL, encoded by the coding sequence ATGCGGATTGAACATGCAGCGACAGCAATTTTTGTGTTGGCAGTTTTGCACACCTTTTTGGTGTCGCAATTTCAAAAACTGGCTCACAAATACCCCGAGGGATCCAAGGCAGAAAATCTGTTTCACTTATTAGGGGAGACAGAGGCGGTATTCATCCTTTGGGCCGGCGTTCTTTGGTTAGTGCATATATGTATCAGTGCACTGCATCATGTGAATGGTCACCCCTATTCACTCGCTAATGTTACAGGAGGATTTGGTCATGGGTGGCATGAGGCCATTCATTATATTGAGAGCTTAAACTATACAGAGGCGAAATTTGTATTCGTTATTATGGTCATTGCAGGCACGAAGCCTGTTATTGATCTGGCGGATGCAATCATTCGAGCTGGCGCGCGACTCATTCCGCTCCCGTCTTCTGCAGCGTTTTTACTTTCGGCTCTGTTCATTGGAGCGCAGTTGGGAAGTTTTATTACAGAACCTGCTGCCATGACAGTAACAGCAATTTTGCTGGTACGACAATATTTTAGTAGAGGTTACAGTCGTATCTTCAAATATATGCTTTTCGGCACTCTGCTAGTTCTTGTATCGATTGGAGGCGTTCATACCCCCTTTGCCGCACCGCCTGTTTTGATGGTGGCAGACAAATGGGATTGGGACATTGTGTATATGGAGAGGCATTTTGGCTGGAAGGCAGCGGTGGCGATTTTGACCAGTTCGGTCTTGATGGTTGTTGTTTTCTTTCGGCAGCTCTGTGCCATGCCTCTTCTGACAGATGATGAATTGCATGCCTCTGGTTCCGTAGAAATGAAGAAGGCTCCTTGGTGGGTGATTGGGGTACATCTGGGCACTCTTGCGCTTGTGGTGGTTACTGCACATCACTCGGATGTGTTCATGGGGGTTTTTGTCTTTTTCCTGGGATTTTGTGTGGTGACACACGAATATCAGGAGGAACTCAAAGTGAAACAGGGATTGCTGGTCGGTGGCTTTCTTGCCGGCCTCGTTACTTTAGGAGGATTGCAATCCTGGTGGCTGGAACCACTGTTAGCCAGCCTGAATGAATTGCAGCTCTACCTGGGTGCAACGGCATTAACAGCTATTACCGACAACGCCGCACTGACATTCCTCGGCTCCCAAGTCGAGGGATTAAGTGACGGAAAGAAGTACGCGTTGGTTGCGGGAGCGGTCAGCGGCGGCGGTCTGACGGTGATAGCGAACGCACCTAATCCTGCAGGCTATTCGATTGTGAATCCTGTTTTTGGTAAAAATGGTATCAGCCCCTTAGGACTGTTTCTGGGTGCTTTGCCCGCAACCATCATCACCATGATTTGCTTTTGGTATCTTCCAAGCCTGTAA
- the dcd gene encoding dCTP deaminase — protein sequence MILSDRDIKKAIESGRVKIDSAQPELFRHIHASSMDLRLGNTFKLYEHSKFAILDPKNPETFTDRMRMITITDGDSFIVQPGEFVLGVTMESITVPDDLVVRVEGRSSLGRLGIIVHSTAGFVDPGFSGTITLEISNLNRMPVALYPGMRICQLAFEMMTSPAETPYNLKPNSKYLNQILPEESRIMTDTEFAKSML from the coding sequence ATGATTTTATCTGATCGAGACATTAAAAAGGCTATAGAAAGTGGACGTGTAAAAATTGATTCAGCACAACCTGAGTTATTCAGACATATTCATGCTAGTTCAATGGATTTGCGTTTAGGTAATACTTTTAAGCTGTATGAACATAGTAAATTTGCAATATTAGATCCAAAAAACCCAGAAACTTTTACCGATAGAATGCGCATGATCACTATTACAGATGGTGATTCTTTTATAGTACAACCAGGGGAATTTGTATTAGGAGTAACCATGGAAAGCATTACTGTTCCTGATGATTTGGTTGTAAGAGTTGAAGGACGTAGTTCACTTGGCCGTTTGGGTATTATTGTGCATTCAACAGCTGGATTTGTTGATCCTGGCTTTTCAGGAACTATTACTTTGGAAATAAGTAACTTAAATAGAATGCCAGTTGCTTTGTATCCAGGTATGCGTATTTGTCAGTTAGCGTTTGAAATGATGACAAGCCCGGCTGAAACTCCTTATAATTTGAAGCCAAATAGTAAGTATTTAAATCAAATTTTGCCTGAAGAGAGCAGAATTATGACGGATACGGAATTTGCAAAAAGCATGCTCTAA
- a CDS encoding DM13 domain-containing protein, with amino-acid sequence MKHARTLLLIAPLFLAACGTTQTGGSNTLDENLGNPLFAQRYYTDLAEHMVSLQLREDPIMKDAGKKAVIDRTRANAAEKAQDAIDLNAKGQKGYFISERDLSLGSVTLVNGMLYFSPDFISTPGPSLHVYLSDVTDPRQGEFPDASAVDLGLLKNIIGAQSFALPEKAADSYRTVVLWDDDLGIVHGFVQLD; translated from the coding sequence ATGAAACACGCACGTACCCTCCTTCTCATCGCTCCTCTCTTCCTCGCAGCCTGCGGCACAACGCAGACCGGAGGCAGTAACACACTGGACGAGAATCTGGGAAATCCCCTCTTTGCGCAGCGGTATTATACCGACCTCGCAGAGCACATGGTGTCGCTCCAGCTTCGGGAAGACCCGATCATGAAAGATGCTGGCAAGAAAGCAGTCATCGACCGCACGCGTGCGAATGCTGCAGAGAAGGCACAGGACGCCATCGATTTGAACGCCAAAGGACAGAAAGGATACTTCATCAGTGAGCGTGACCTGTCACTCGGCAGCGTGACTCTGGTGAACGGCATGCTGTATTTCAGCCCCGACTTTATCAGCACGCCGGGACCATCCCTCCATGTGTATCTGTCCGATGTAACCGATCCGCGTCAGGGAGAATTTCCCGATGCCAGCGCGGTGGATCTCGGACTCCTGAAAAACATTATTGGAGCGCAGTCATTCGCACTGCCAGAAAAAGCCGCAGACTCCTACCGGACAGTCGTCCTCTGGGACGACGATCTTGGTATTGTCCACGGCTTCGTTCAACTCGACTAA
- a CDS encoding DsbA family protein, translating to MKHSLLLSISLVALTACVDTTGLSAETSKTVHPQTNANAAVSVVEYGDLQCPSCKSALTLVTEPMIAQYGSQIAFEFRQFPLASIHPFAMEAAEASECAADQGKFWDFLDLNYENQEQLSSSAIENWGEQIGLDMDLFNRCRSSNIKRKVIQAEYDAGTKLGVRGTPTYFVNGVVVPATIADIGKAIQDAVGSAGSRL from the coding sequence ATGAAACACTCCCTCCTCCTCTCCATTTCCCTCGTTGCGCTGACTGCGTGTGTCGATACGACCGGGCTCAGTGCTGAAACGTCCAAAACTGTTCATCCGCAGACGAATGCCAATGCAGCTGTCAGCGTGGTGGAATACGGCGATCTCCAGTGTCCGTCCTGCAAGTCGGCACTCACACTGGTGACAGAGCCGATGATTGCCCAGTACGGTTCACAGATTGCATTTGAATTCCGTCAGTTCCCTCTGGCGTCCATTCATCCTTTTGCGATGGAAGCTGCTGAAGCGAGCGAATGTGCCGCTGACCAGGGTAAGTTCTGGGATTTCCTGGATCTCAACTATGAAAATCAGGAACAGCTGAGCTCCAGCGCCATTGAAAACTGGGGTGAGCAGATCGGGCTTGATATGGACCTCTTCAACCGCTGCCGCAGCTCGAACATCAAGCGCAAAGTCATTCAGGCTGAGTATGATGCCGGCACAAAACTGGGTGTCCGCGGCACACCGACATACTTCGTGAATGGCGTCGTTGTCCCTGCAACTATCGCAGACATCGGCAAAGCAATTCAGGATGCAGTCGGAAGTGCAGGAAGCAGACTGTAA
- the dnaX gene encoding DNA polymerase III subunit gamma/tau, with amino-acid sequence MSLYRQYRPKTFADVAGQSPIVDTLNQAVLQDKLAHAYLFAGIRGTGKTSIARILAKELLTRGVEDEVLTRNILQAIEEGNLVDLIEIDAASNRGIDDIRSLLEKIQFTPVVAKAKVYIIDEVHMLTKEAFNALLKTLEEPPAYAFFILATTELHKIPATIQSRCQRFLFRQIREEDVVGRLRFIADAESISIDDKALKAIAHHSGGSMRDAISLLDQLRSLTKDITMQDVKERIGESGHEYVEQLLTAIQTGDTGTIVTIVRSMEESAVPFENVTRLLLEEVRKQLHTAVQDKKNTAPFVRVLDAFMDTIRDLRIAPVPGLVLESTLLSLTQPQTVAPVEMAKPVISQPAAPVIQKVPAPVVTPAAPVTESKPIASPVADPEIPNNQLPITDNPTAPAAVDLMSLKNAWPDIVAKTEPAYVRMSLKNGHLHAVEGNNIIVVFGSSFHRDKASSPEGARSIDTVMESIFKVPLRIKCVLESDVRSSGVVPHAEAVNLAEAAADIF; translated from the coding sequence ATGTCCCTCTACCGCCAATACCGCCCGAAAACCTTCGCCGACGTCGCTGGCCAAAGCCCGATTGTCGACACGTTGAACCAGGCTGTGTTGCAGGACAAACTCGCACATGCGTATCTGTTTGCCGGTATCCGCGGAACAGGAAAAACATCCATCGCACGCATTCTTGCAAAAGAACTGCTCACGCGCGGGGTGGAAGATGAGGTGCTGACGCGCAATATTCTTCAGGCTATTGAGGAAGGAAATCTGGTGGATTTGATTGAAATTGATGCAGCGAGCAACCGCGGTATAGACGATATCCGCAGCCTGCTGGAAAAAATCCAGTTCACGCCGGTGGTGGCAAAGGCAAAGGTCTACATCATTGATGAGGTGCACATGCTCACAAAAGAAGCATTCAACGCGCTCCTGAAAACTCTCGAGGAACCGCCGGCCTATGCCTTCTTCATCCTGGCCACGACAGAACTCCACAAAATTCCCGCCACTATCCAGTCCCGCTGTCAGCGTTTCCTGTTCCGGCAAATCCGCGAGGAAGACGTGGTTGGCAGGCTCCGGTTTATTGCCGACGCCGAATCCATCAGCATTGATGACAAAGCACTGAAAGCCATCGCCCATCACAGCGGCGGCAGTATGCGCGACGCCATCTCACTCCTTGATCAGCTGCGGTCTCTCACCAAAGACATCACGATGCAGGATGTGAAAGAGCGCATCGGGGAATCGGGACATGAATACGTTGAGCAATTACTCACTGCCATTCAGACCGGCGATACCGGCACGATTGTGACCATTGTTCGCAGTATGGAAGAGTCCGCAGTCCCCTTTGAAAACGTCACGCGGCTTCTGCTGGAAGAAGTACGGAAGCAATTGCACACCGCCGTGCAGGACAAGAAAAACACTGCCCCGTTTGTCCGCGTGCTCGACGCATTCATGGATACCATCCGCGACCTGCGCATTGCACCAGTCCCAGGACTCGTTCTCGAATCGACACTGCTGTCTCTCACGCAGCCGCAAACTGTAGCACCTGTAGAGATGGCAAAGCCTGTGATCTCACAGCCAGCAGCTCCTGTGATACAAAAAGTACCCGCTCCAGTCGTCACGCCAGCTGCACCCGTCACTGAATCAAAACCGATCGCATCCCCAGTCGCCGATCCAGAGATTCCCAATAACCAATTACCCATAACCGATAACCCAACCGCTCCAGCTGCCGTCGACCTGATGTCCCTGAAAAACGCCTGGCCCGACATCGTCGCAAAAACGGAACCTGCTTACGTCCGCATGTCCCTGAAAAACGGCCATCTGCACGCCGTCGAAGGAAACAACATTATTGTCGTCTTCGGCTCCTCCTTCCACCGCGACAAAGCATCCTCCCCGGAAGGCGCACGCAGCATAGACACCGTGATGGAATCGATATTCAAAGTACCGCTGCGCATCAAGTGCGTCCTCGAATCTGATGTCCGCAGCTCGGGCGTTGTGCCGCACGCAGAAGCCGTCAACCTCGCCGAAGCCGCAGCTGATATTTTTTAA
- a CDS encoding 5-formyltetrahydrofolate cyclo-ligase codes for MHIRDEKQLLRTRIGERAKRLLPKERDAESRSICRRVVENLPEGQLTICAYMPMASEADIAPLVEKLIGMGHRVFIPRFTRVHFEFRQILSMKDLFPGKFGLMEPLASAPELDLKTVSLVLLPAVGFDRTGNRLGRGNGGYDRFVEELKKVNPDARIWGIALEHQLTDHVPTELHDRPVDAVITARELVTPQPKP; via the coding sequence ATGCACATCCGCGATGAAAAACAGTTGCTCCGGACACGAATCGGGGAAAGGGCGAAAAGACTTCTCCCGAAAGAGCGCGACGCAGAAAGCCGCAGCATTTGCAGAAGAGTCGTCGAAAATCTTCCGGAAGGCCAGTTAACAATCTGCGCCTATATGCCGATGGCAAGCGAAGCAGACATTGCGCCGCTTGTGGAAAAGCTGATCGGGATGGGACATCGTGTCTTCATCCCCCGCTTCACCCGTGTGCACTTTGAATTCCGGCAGATTCTTTCCATGAAGGATCTCTTCCCCGGAAAATTCGGCTTGATGGAGCCGCTCGCAAGCGCACCGGAACTCGACCTGAAAACCGTCTCACTCGTCTTGCTCCCTGCCGTCGGATTTGACCGCACAGGCAACCGCCTCGGCCGCGGCAACGGAGGCTACGACCGGTTTGTAGAGGAGCTGAAAAAAGTGAATCCGGATGCACGCATCTGGGGCATTGCACTGGAACATCAGCTGACAGATCATGTGCCAACTGAACTGCATGACAGACCTGTCGACGCAGTCATTACCGCACGGGAGTTAGTGACTCCTCAACCCAAACCGTAA
- a CDS encoding serine hydroxymethyltransferase — translation MPSFDFLKSGDPAIYNALMGEMQRQVDGVELIASENYISPAVMEAMGNVFNNKYSEGYPGRRYYAGQEYTDQIETLAIDRAKKLFNAGHANVQPHAGAPANVALYFALLEPGDTVMGMDLSHGGHLTHGHPVTYLTKIFKFVRYKMKDTETGEIDYDLMRQVALAEKPKIILAGFSAYPRELDYAKMKAIAQEVGAYTVADMAHIAGLIAGKQLRNPFDDGFDVITTTTHKTLRGPRGGMILCRDPELGKKIDKSVFPGFQGGPIMQMIAAKAVAFGEALQPEFQEYAAQIIKNSKHLAQFFMDRGAKLVTNGTDNHLMLIDCMTSFGVPGGEVETVLDRVGITLNKNMIPDDPRKPMDPSGVRLGTPAITTRGMKEADMETLGQFMLRAIEHRADDAALLSLHGEIKEFCHTFPVPGI, via the coding sequence ATGCCTTCGTTTGATTTTCTGAAAAGCGGCGACCCCGCCATCTACAACGCATTGATGGGTGAAATGCAGCGTCAGGTGGATGGAGTGGAACTGATTGCATCTGAAAACTACATCTCCCCTGCGGTGATGGAGGCGATGGGCAACGTCTTTAACAATAAATATTCCGAAGGATATCCGGGGCGCCGCTACTACGCGGGACAGGAATATACGGATCAGATTGAGACCCTTGCGATTGATCGTGCAAAAAAATTATTCAATGCGGGACATGCAAACGTGCAGCCGCACGCAGGCGCACCGGCAAACGTCGCCCTCTACTTCGCACTCCTGGAACCGGGTGACACCGTGATGGGCATGGATCTGAGTCACGGCGGACACCTCACACACGGGCATCCGGTCACGTACCTGACAAAGATCTTCAAGTTTGTGCGTTATAAGATGAAAGACACGGAGACCGGGGAAATTGACTACGATCTGATGCGCCAGGTGGCCCTCGCCGAGAAACCAAAAATCATTCTGGCAGGTTTCTCTGCGTACCCCCGTGAACTCGACTACGCAAAAATGAAGGCAATCGCACAGGAGGTCGGTGCCTATACCGTCGCAGACATGGCACACATTGCCGGACTGATTGCCGGCAAGCAGCTCAGAAACCCGTTTGATGACGGCTTTGACGTTATTACAACCACAACCCATAAAACGCTCCGCGGCCCCCGCGGCGGCATGATTCTGTGTCGTGATCCGGAACTCGGAAAGAAGATCGACAAGTCCGTCTTCCCCGGCTTCCAGGGTGGCCCCATCATGCAGATGATCGCAGCCAAGGCTGTGGCTTTTGGCGAAGCGCTCCAGCCGGAATTCCAGGAGTACGCTGCGCAGATCATTAAAAACAGCAAGCACCTCGCCCAGTTCTTCATGGACCGCGGCGCAAAGCTCGTCACAAACGGAACCGATAACCACCTGATGCTGATCGACTGTATGACCTCCTTCGGCGTTCCCGGGGGCGAAGTTGAAACTGTGCTCGATAGAGTCGGCATCACGCTCAACAAGAACATGATTCCCGATGACCCGCGAAAACCGATGGATCCATCCGGCGTGCGCCTGGGAACCCCGGCTATCACCACCCGCGGCATGAAAGAAGCGGATATGGAAACACTCGGACAATTCATGCTCCGCGCCATCGAACACCGTGCGGATGATGCCGCTTTGCTGTCGTTGCACGGGGAAATCAAAGAGTTCTGCCACACATTCCCGGTGCCGGGAATCTGA
- a CDS encoding DUF4215 domain-containing protein, whose protein sequence is MKHAAPFSSRRTSFLLSALFALSGIAALQQSLPAGRQDMSALLLPRVSSVASSSSASSVRGRRVSSRSSSVASLRAVAPVLSKRRRSTGALVITRTSSAPATAIKAGCGDGLMTGAETCDDKNAVSGDGCSASCAVESGFECAGQPSKCWSLCGDGVTASNERCDDGDLENGDGCSASCKDEFGYKCSGSPSVCKIPAYCGNDIVETGETCDDGNNRQYDGCFNCKTE, encoded by the coding sequence ATGAAGCACGCTGCACCTTTCTCCTCCCGTCGCACATCCTTTCTGCTCTCGGCACTTTTTGCCCTGAGTGGTATTGCCGCATTGCAGCAATCATTACCGGCAGGCAGACAGGATATGAGTGCGCTGCTTTTGCCGCGTGTCAGTTCGGTTGCATCATCGTCTTCTGCAAGCAGTGTGCGGGGCCGGCGTGTCAGTTCCAGATCATCCTCTGTCGCATCTCTGCGTGCCGTTGCCCCTGTCCTTAGCAAGCGCCGCCGCAGTACGGGTGCTTTGGTTATAACGCGTACAAGCTCTGCGCCTGCAACAGCCATTAAAGCCGGCTGCGGTGATGGACTGATGACCGGAGCGGAAACATGCGATGACAAAAATGCCGTCTCTGGCGATGGTTGTTCCGCAAGCTGTGCAGTCGAAAGCGGCTTTGAATGTGCAGGTCAGCCATCGAAGTGCTGGTCCCTGTGCGGAGATGGCGTGACTGCATCGAACGAACGGTGCGATGATGGTGATCTGGAAAACGGTGACGGGTGCTCTGCTTCCTGCAAAGACGAATTCGGGTACAAGTGTTCCGGATCTCCAAGTGTCTGCAAAATCCCTGCCTACTGTGGCAACGACATTGTCGAGACAGGGGAGACCTGCGATGACGGAAATAACCGTCAGTATGACGGGTGTTTTAACTGCAAAACAGAGTAA
- a CDS encoding DUF4215 domain-containing protein, whose amino-acid sequence MAHASFFHRLLVFCGIVTVLALMAFLIAWQFMLRTEGEGKTVSSIEVVSDTTSALSVCGDGLIEESEECDDGNDWDYDGCTRCLVDASYACVGEPSVCVKTSAGKTGCGNTRIEAGEMCDDGNGRDGDGCSYRCETEPGYVCDGPGTCRHRPPCGNGAIESGEECDDGNRTDYDGCNAACQTDHMYVCTGSPSVCTEQVPVPAEF is encoded by the coding sequence TTGGCACATGCATCCTTCTTCCACCGGCTTTTGGTCTTCTGCGGCATTGTGACTGTCCTTGCTCTTATGGCATTCCTTATTGCCTGGCAATTCATGCTGCGCACAGAGGGCGAGGGAAAGACAGTGTCATCTATTGAAGTCGTGTCCGATACCACATCAGCACTGAGTGTGTGTGGTGACGGATTGATTGAAGAGTCTGAAGAGTGTGATGACGGGAATGACTGGGATTACGATGGCTGTACGCGTTGTCTGGTGGATGCATCGTATGCGTGCGTCGGGGAACCGAGCGTGTGCGTAAAAACGTCAGCGGGGAAAACGGGATGTGGAAACACTCGTATTGAGGCAGGGGAGATGTGTGATGATGGAAATGGCAGAGACGGCGATGGCTGTTCATACCGGTGTGAAACAGAGCCGGGTTATGTGTGCGATGGCCCCGGAACCTGCCGGCACCGTCCGCCGTGTGGCAACGGAGCGATTGAAAGCGGTGAAGAGTGTGACGATGGAAATAGGACGGATTATGATGGGTGCAATGCTGCCTGCCAGACGGATCACATGTATGTATGTACCGGCAGTCCGAGTGTGTGTACGGAGCAGGTGCCAGTGCCTGCGGAATTCTGA
- a CDS encoding diacylglycerol kinase produces the protein MRRMKRSLGFALVGLRHAFEREKNLRMFLWVYIVVIGLGVYLHLLLWEWLAVVMAGGMFMATELLNTAIERFVDVIDHNRKIEGNEGYHHNLKAAKDVAAAASLIALLTNIIVIGIVFYPYVDMTIRAMIKQ, from the coding sequence ATGCGCCGCATGAAACGCAGCCTCGGCTTCGCCCTCGTTGGCCTCCGCCACGCCTTTGAGCGTGAAAAGAACCTCCGGATGTTCCTCTGGGTCTATATTGTCGTCATCGGCCTGGGCGTGTATCTGCACCTGCTCCTCTGGGAATGGCTGGCTGTCGTGATGGCAGGCGGCATGTTCATGGCAACGGAACTCTTGAATACCGCCATCGAACGCTTTGTGGATGTGATTGATCACAACCGTAAAATTGAAGGCAACGAGGGTTACCACCACAATCTCAAAGCAGCCAAAGACGTCGCGGCAGCGGCATCACTGATTGCACTTCTCACGAATATTATCGTCATCGGCATCGTGTTCTATCCGTACGTGGATATGACCATCCGTGCGATGATTAAGCAGTAA